TTCATAATTGCCATTGAAGATGAACGTGTACCAGAGGTTATGGAAATCATTAAAAAGGTTTCACAAAAACGTAAGCAATTTATGGTGCCACCTATTAGCCTGGATGCTAGTGGTGACCATGCTGGTGCTTATCCAATTGAAATTGAAGTTGGTGGGGCGACGGTATTTACTCAGAGTATTGATTCATTTGAACAGTTCTGATGTTACCAAATTTTGCAACAATTGCACAAAAAAATTATCCAACGCAACTCGCTCATTTTAACGATTTACTGCAACAAGATAAGTTGAGTCATTTATATTTGTTTGTTGGTCCAAGCCAGTCCGCAAAACTGGCTTTTTCGCGTTATATAGCTTGGCAAGTTGTTCACCCTGATGAACGCAATGCCTTGCGAATTACTGAAAATGAACATCCAGACGTACATATAACAGCGCCCATTCCGCCAGCTACGTCACTAAAAGTGGC
The Leuconostoc suionicum genome window above contains:
- a CDS encoding cyclic-di-AMP receptor; the protein is MKLVTAIVQDKDTTKLSNAFVKANIRATRLATSGGFLRSGNTTFIIAIEDERVPEVMEIIKKVSQKRKQFMVPPISLDASGDHAGAYPIEIEVGGATVFTQSIDSFEQF